The Chloroflexota bacterium genome includes a region encoding these proteins:
- a CDS encoding DNA-3-methyladenine glycosylase 2 family protein, with product MPQLHPTITLTPRSPFNPGPMLGYLSRSPLEPLDVVMDGRYRRAVRLGGRPVLLEIAPGGTLDAPLLTVSILAVGDGDLDDPRLLACAAAEAARWWRIDQEPAELLPIAERDPVFGALLARLHGARAPLMPSPFECLVWAILGQQITLAFAYKMKRALVERYGDHLEYEGRTYRLFPEAARLAEADPADLREIQFSRQKSDYVRGLAALVAEDRIPWEHLADAPSEDAITTLTALRGVGRWTAEYVLMRGLGHPDVIPAADVGLQVAIGPAYDLGRKATEQQVRALAENWRPRRSHAAFAWWWSRSALSA from the coding sequence ATGCCCCAACTCCACCCGACCATCACCCTGACGCCCCGCTCGCCCTTCAATCCCGGCCCGATGCTCGGCTACCTCAGCCGCTCGCCGCTCGAGCCGCTCGACGTGGTGATGGACGGTCGCTATCGACGCGCCGTCCGTCTCGGCGGCCGGCCGGTCCTGCTGGAGATCGCGCCGGGCGGCACGCTCGACGCTCCTCTGCTGACGGTGAGCATCCTGGCCGTGGGGGATGGCGATCTGGACGATCCGCGGCTGCTGGCGTGTGCTGCCGCCGAGGCGGCCCGCTGGTGGCGGATCGACCAGGAGCCGGCCGAGCTGTTGCCGATCGCCGAGCGCGATCCGGTCTTCGGGGCGCTGCTGGCCCGCCTGCACGGCGCGCGCGCTCCGTTGATGCCCTCGCCCTTCGAGTGCCTGGTGTGGGCCATCCTCGGGCAGCAGATCACCCTGGCCTTCGCCTACAAGATGAAGCGGGCGCTGGTGGAGCGGTACGGCGATCACCTTGAGTACGAGGGCCGCACCTACCGGCTCTTTCCGGAGGCCGCCCGCCTGGCCGAGGCCGACCCTGCCGACCTCCGCGAGATCCAGTTCAGCCGCCAGAAGAGCGACTACGTCCGTGGGCTGGCGGCGCTCGTGGCCGAGGATCGCATCCCCTGGGAGCACCTCGCCGACGCGCCGTCTGAGGACGCTATCACGACGCTGACGGCCCTGCGCGGCGTCGGGCGGTGGACCGCCGAATACGTGTTGATGCGCGGCCTCGGCCACCCCGACGTGATCCCGGCCGCTGATGTCGGATTGCAGGTTGCCATCGGGCCAGCCTACGATCTCGGCCGCAAGGCGACCGAGCAGCAGGTCCGCGCGCTGGCCGAGAACTGGCGACCGCGCCGCAGCCACGCTGCCTTCGCCTGGTGGTGGAGCAGAAGCGCCCTGTCAGCGTGA
- a CDS encoding four-carbon acid sugar kinase family protein, which yields MTLAILADDLTGACDSSVPFARRGLATRVLLSPRPVPLGRTDGVDVVALDADTRRLSRRLAVARTAVAARSLRSPDPAEPTRLFKKVDSTLRGHVGPELLACMRAWDTPLALLCPAFPATGRWVQGGEIFVDGRGSLGKVAQLAGLPADRRTGVLDLAALRGGVEAVGERLQALSASGARVVVADADTPGHLTTLVAAAMGHPQPVLLAGAGGLAAALAEWEVQVRAERGAAPVATHTLPLAPAAAEDGPPWLVVAGSQTEVTGHQVVELARAGAEVLELDVDELLARPALAVAAGRRAVGLLRQDVTPVLRLVVTPGAAGAPTRGLSLDERAARALARACRTVVEDTTPGGLFLTGGSTARACLLALGISGLRLEQEPLPGIAAGVAIGGVWDGRAVITKSGGFGAPDAMRRLVRPRSPSRVSLPTARRTPPVA from the coding sequence ATGACCCTCGCCATCCTGGCGGATGACCTGACTGGCGCCTGCGACTCGTCCGTGCCGTTCGCGCGGCGCGGCCTTGCGACGCGCGTGCTGCTGTCCCCGCGCCCGGTCCCGCTCGGGCGGACCGACGGCGTGGACGTGGTGGCCCTCGACGCCGACACCCGCCGCCTGAGCCGGCGGCTGGCCGTCGCCCGGACGGCCGTCGCGGCCCGCTCGTTACGCTCCCCAGACCCTGCCGAACCGACGCGCCTGTTCAAGAAGGTCGATTCGACGCTGCGCGGCCACGTCGGGCCGGAGCTGCTGGCCTGCATGCGGGCCTGGGACACGCCGCTGGCGCTGCTCTGCCCGGCCTTCCCGGCGACCGGGCGCTGGGTCCAGGGCGGCGAGATCTTCGTGGACGGGCGTGGATCGTTGGGGAAGGTCGCGCAGCTTGCCGGGCTGCCTGCCGACCGCCGGACCGGCGTCCTGGATCTGGCTGCGCTGCGGGGCGGCGTCGAGGCCGTTGGCGAGCGCCTGCAGGCGCTGTCAGCATCTGGGGCGCGCGTGGTGGTGGCCGATGCGGACACGCCCGGCCACCTCACGACGCTGGTGGCCGCCGCGATGGGCCATCCGCAGCCCGTGCTGCTGGCCGGCGCGGGCGGGCTGGCGGCGGCGCTGGCCGAGTGGGAAGTCCAGGTGCGTGCCGAGCGCGGGGCGGCCCCCGTGGCGACGCACACGCTGCCGTTGGCGCCGGCCGCCGCCGAAGATGGCCCTCCCTGGCTGGTTGTCGCCGGCAGTCAGACCGAGGTGACCGGGCACCAGGTAGTCGAGCTGGCGCGGGCCGGGGCGGAGGTGCTCGAACTTGACGTGGACGAATTGCTGGCGCGGCCGGCGCTGGCCGTGGCGGCCGGCCGGCGCGCGGTGGGCCTGCTGCGCCAGGACGTGACACCCGTGCTGCGGCTCGTGGTCACGCCCGGTGCGGCGGGTGCGCCCACGCGCGGCCTCTCCCTGGACGAGCGCGCGGCCCGGGCGCTGGCCCGCGCCTGTCGCACGGTGGTGGAGGACACCACGCCGGGCGGTCTGTTCCTGACCGGCGGCTCGACGGCCCGGGCCTGCCTGCTGGCGTTGGGCATCTCGGGGTTGCGCCTGGAGCAGGAGCCGCTGCCGGGCATCGCAGCCGGCGTCGCGATCGGCGGCGTCTGGGACGGCCGGGCCGTCATCACGAAATCTGGCGGCTTCGGCGCCCCGGATGCCATGCGCCGGCTGGTCCGGCCGCGCTCGCCGTCGCGCGTGTCGCTGCCCACGGCCCGCCGCACCCCGCCGGTCGCCTAG